The Erythrobacter sp. JK5 genome includes a region encoding these proteins:
- a CDS encoding ArdC family protein: MTKSRRTASASPAQRITAAIIEKLEQGTKPWVKPWRGVPVSRPLRSCGTPYRGMNTFWLWMVADGCGYTSPYWITYRQCHKLGGQVRKGEKSTIAIFYKSYTKEVENAEGEADTENRRVLKAYAVFNADQCDGLPEFYHPKPFIAALDPEGGEDRLDAFFAHIGADLRHHGAHAYYEPMRDRVTMPPTELFEAYDHYYATLAHELSHWTGHSSRLDRDLKNRFGSDAYAAEELIAELSSAILGAELGLPVTHLDHHASYIASWLKILKSDERAILTAAAKAEEAASLLLKLGGCQSHESKPDINLADAA; encoded by the coding sequence ATGACCAAATCCCGCCGCACTGCCTCTGCTTCGCCAGCCCAGCGCATTACCGCGGCCATCATCGAAAAGCTCGAGCAAGGGACAAAGCCGTGGGTAAAGCCGTGGCGCGGCGTGCCAGTCTCCCGTCCTTTGCGTTCTTGCGGAACGCCCTATCGCGGAATGAATACCTTCTGGCTGTGGATGGTGGCCGATGGCTGTGGCTACACTTCGCCATACTGGATCACCTACCGCCAGTGCCATAAGCTTGGTGGACAGGTCCGCAAGGGCGAGAAATCGACCATCGCAATCTTCTACAAGAGCTACACCAAGGAGGTCGAAAACGCCGAAGGCGAGGCCGACACCGAAAACCGGCGCGTGCTTAAGGCCTATGCCGTGTTCAACGCTGACCAGTGCGATGGCCTCCCCGAGTTCTATCATCCCAAGCCATTCATTGCTGCGCTTGATCCCGAAGGAGGCGAAGACCGGCTCGATGCCTTCTTTGCCCATATTGGCGCAGACCTGCGGCATCATGGTGCTCATGCCTACTACGAGCCGATGCGCGACCGGGTCACCATGCCGCCAACCGAACTGTTCGAAGCGTATGACCACTATTACGCGACGCTCGCGCACGAGCTGTCGCACTGGACGGGACATTCCTCGCGGCTCGATCGCGATCTCAAGAACCGCTTTGGCAGCGACGCCTATGCTGCCGAAGAACTGATCGCCGAACTCTCGTCGGCAATCCTCGGAGCCGAACTGGGTCTTCCGGTCACCCACCTCGACCATCACGCCAGCTACATCGCATCTTGGCTCAAGATCCTCAAATCGGACGAGCGCGCGATCCTCACTGCTGCGGCCAAGGCCGAGGAAGCGGCAAGCCTGCTGCTCAAACTGGGTGGTTGCCAATCCCACGAAAGCAAGCCCGACATCAATCTCGCTGATGCAGCCTGA
- a CDS encoding ImmA/IrrE family metallo-endopeptidase: protein MSLATKLQKLRTAKRQSLQDVADAIGASKAHVWELEKGTAKNPSIELVRKLADHFGVSIASLVGEAPDEGSDEEQLLVMYRDLKSLDTKERELIEDIIKGMQKRRTGGRMEIDRIELADCGSPEKIIAEIMRQVPDMPIPVPIEELAEAVGITDIHRLETASFEGGLVTQPERASGVILVNSKGSVQRQRFTIGHELGHYLIIAHQPARAGQFTCSKADMAIREADRDNRARRMELEANRFSAGMLMPLAHFKPDMRNLGTPALEHVFTLATRYNMSNEATALQYVQYNDAVCAVIISKDDVVRRIYKPSRFPFIDVRIGTRLPTPSLAARLSNGQQSDWDDVSAGVWLALSTEGPHPSLQEQAYRLHNGWMMTLLIHTDQDEEEDGEGGISDAFDVWENPRFPSRSRRR, encoded by the coding sequence ATGTCCTTGGCGACGAAGCTTCAGAAACTTCGCACTGCAAAGCGACAGTCGCTTCAGGATGTCGCGGACGCCATCGGCGCATCGAAAGCGCACGTCTGGGAACTGGAGAAGGGCACCGCCAAGAATCCGTCGATCGAGCTCGTCCGGAAGCTCGCCGATCATTTCGGCGTTTCGATTGCCAGCCTTGTTGGAGAGGCTCCCGACGAAGGCAGCGACGAAGAACAATTGCTCGTCATGTATCGCGACCTGAAATCGCTCGATACGAAGGAGCGCGAGCTGATCGAAGACATTATCAAAGGGATGCAGAAGCGCCGAACCGGGGGTAGGATGGAGATTGATCGGATCGAACTCGCGGACTGCGGTTCGCCGGAAAAGATCATCGCTGAAATCATGCGGCAGGTGCCCGACATGCCGATCCCGGTGCCGATTGAGGAATTGGCCGAGGCGGTCGGCATCACCGATATCCATCGGCTGGAAACAGCCAGCTTCGAAGGTGGACTTGTTACACAGCCCGAACGCGCGAGTGGCGTCATCCTGGTCAACAGCAAGGGCTCGGTGCAGCGCCAGCGCTTCACTATCGGGCACGAACTCGGACATTATCTTATTATCGCGCACCAGCCCGCGCGCGCCGGTCAGTTCACATGCTCGAAAGCCGATATGGCGATCCGTGAGGCGGACCGTGACAATCGTGCGCGGCGGATGGAGTTGGAGGCAAATCGGTTCAGTGCGGGCATGCTCATGCCGCTCGCGCACTTCAAACCCGATATGCGCAATCTGGGGACACCAGCGCTGGAGCATGTGTTCACGCTGGCCACGCGCTACAATATGAGTAACGAAGCGACCGCTCTTCAATATGTGCAGTACAATGATGCCGTTTGCGCGGTTATCATTTCGAAGGATGATGTCGTCCGGCGAATCTACAAGCCCAGCCGTTTTCCTTTCATTGATGTTCGGATCGGGACCCGGCTGCCCACACCTTCACTCGCCGCGCGCCTGTCCAATGGTCAGCAATCCGATTGGGATGACGTGAGCGCCGGAGTGTGGCTCGCTCTTTCGACAGAAGGTCCTCACCCATCCCTGCAGGAACAAGCTTATCGCCTGCACAACGGATGGATGATGACGTTGCTCATTCATACTGATCAGGACGAAGAGGAAGATGGCGAGGGTGGGATTTCCGATGCATTTGACGTGTGGGAGAACCCTCGATTTCCATCACGAAGTCGGCGGCGGTGA
- a CDS encoding DUF6437 family protein, producing MPTKRSAVAALRKLEADRLALAERQKQLEEQAALELGRIILGTGLETFSKKALARVAGELGKLGEEASLQRLLPPARSSSPTEQ from the coding sequence ATGCCAACCAAACGAAGCGCTGTCGCAGCACTCCGGAAACTCGAGGCCGACCGGCTGGCACTTGCCGAGCGCCAGAAACAACTTGAGGAGCAAGCCGCCCTAGAACTGGGCCGCATCATATTGGGAACAGGACTTGAGACCTTCTCGAAGAAGGCGCTCGCAAGAGTTGCCGGAGAACTTGGAAAGCTCGGCGAAGAAGCATCTCTGCAGAGGCTGCTTCCACCGGCTCGCTCATCTTCTCCTACCGAACAGTGA
- a CDS encoding ribonucleoside triphosphate reductase has product MTLKLKNESACEALAANDRSYGQVGIRDALRGGREINCSETVGEYISGADWRIKANANVGYSHAGLISNVAGKVIANFWLDEVYAPEEGLAHRQGDIHIHDLDCLTGYCAGWSLRALLNDGFNGVAGRVSSRPPRHFREALGQMSNFLGILQSEWAGAQAFSSFDTYLAPYVFYDNLTFAEVKKAIRQFVYNLNVPARWGQSPFTNITLDIAVPEDLRSLYPTYRDLHLFAGIENDVLLARAQARDMGLRSLKDMTFSHFAAEMELINLAYYEVMTEGDATGQPFTFPIPTVNITEDFDWDSKVATAIFENAARVGSSYFQNFIGSQYIRDPETGERHPNPEAYSPGAVRSMCCRLQLDLRELLKRGNGLFGSAEMTGSLGVVTINMAALGYRFKGDLPALMDELDRLMDIAKSTLEKKRAFVQQMYDRGLYPFTARYLPFLRNHFSTIGVNGMNEMVRNFTGDASDLTEPDGIQMALDILDHMRAKLVGYQELTGNLYNLEATPAEGTTYRFAKEDRKRFPDILQAGCEENIYYTNSSQIPVDHTDDPFEALELQNDLQCKYTGGTVLHLYMSEKLSSADAARNFLKKVLTNYRVPYVTLTPVFSVCDTHGYLQGEQPECPECGERTKVWTRVMGYFRPVDSFNKGKSGEHRERRHFTEDAAMVGDLFASPH; this is encoded by the coding sequence ATGACGCTGAAACTGAAGAACGAAAGTGCTTGCGAAGCGCTTGCAGCGAATGATCGTTCGTATGGCCAAGTAGGCATTCGTGACGCACTCCGGGGTGGCCGCGAAATCAACTGCTCCGAAACCGTCGGTGAGTATATCTCGGGTGCCGACTGGCGGATCAAGGCCAACGCCAATGTCGGCTATTCGCACGCCGGCCTCATCAGCAACGTCGCGGGCAAGGTGATCGCCAATTTCTGGCTCGACGAGGTCTACGCGCCCGAGGAGGGCCTGGCGCACCGGCAGGGTGACATCCATATCCACGATCTCGACTGCCTGACCGGGTATTGCGCGGGGTGGTCGCTGCGCGCGCTGCTGAACGATGGGTTCAACGGTGTCGCCGGGCGCGTCTCGTCTCGCCCGCCACGCCATTTCCGCGAAGCGCTCGGCCAGATGAGCAACTTCCTCGGCATCCTGCAATCGGAATGGGCCGGCGCGCAGGCGTTTTCGAGTTTCGACACCTATCTGGCGCCCTACGTCTTCTACGATAATCTGACATTCGCTGAAGTGAAAAAGGCGATCCGGCAGTTCGTTTACAACCTCAATGTGCCGGCGCGCTGGGGTCAATCTCCGTTCACGAACATTACGCTCGACATCGCGGTGCCCGAAGACTTGCGCAGTCTCTATCCGACCTATCGGGACCTCCATCTTTTCGCCGGGATCGAGAATGACGTCCTGCTTGCCCGGGCACAGGCACGGGACATGGGATTGCGATCGCTGAAAGACATGACCTTCTCCCACTTCGCTGCGGAGATGGAGCTGATCAATCTCGCCTATTATGAAGTGATGACCGAAGGCGACGCGACCGGCCAACCCTTTACCTTCCCGATCCCAACCGTGAACATCACCGAGGATTTCGACTGGGACAGCAAGGTAGCCACCGCGATCTTCGAGAACGCGGCGAGGGTCGGGTCCTCCTATTTCCAGAACTTCATCGGCAGCCAGTATATCCGCGATCCGGAGACCGGGGAGCGACACCCCAACCCCGAAGCCTACTCGCCGGGCGCAGTGCGATCCATGTGCTGCCGCCTCCAGCTCGATCTGCGCGAACTGTTGAAACGCGGAAACGGCCTGTTCGGCTCGGCTGAAATGACCGGTTCGCTCGGCGTCGTTACCATCAACATGGCTGCGCTTGGCTATCGCTTCAAAGGCGATCTACCAGCCCTGATGGATGAGCTCGACCGGTTGATGGATATCGCGAAGTCAACGCTCGAGAAGAAGCGCGCTTTCGTCCAGCAGATGTACGATCGCGGATTGTACCCGTTCACCGCCCGTTACCTGCCGTTCCTGCGCAACCACTTTTCGACCATCGGGGTCAACGGGATGAACGAAATGGTGCGCAACTTCACCGGGGACGCCTCTGATCTAACCGAGCCGGACGGGATTCAGATGGCGCTGGATATCCTCGACCATATGCGTGCCAAGCTGGTCGGGTATCAGGAACTGACCGGCAATCTGTACAATCTCGAAGCCACTCCTGCAGAGGGCACCACCTATCGCTTTGCCAAGGAAGACCGAAAGCGGTTCCCCGACATCCTCCAGGCCGGCTGTGAGGAGAACATCTACTATACCAATTCGTCGCAGATCCCGGTCGATCACACCGACGATCCGTTCGAAGCCCTCGAGCTGCAGAATGACCTGCAATGCAAATATACCGGCGGTACGGTGCTTCATCTTTACATGAGCGAGAAACTGTCGAGTGCCGATGCCGCGCGCAACTTCCTGAAGAAGGTGCTGACCAATTATCGCGTGCCCTACGTCACGCTGACACCGGTCTTCTCGGTCTGCGACACGCATGGCTATCTACAGGGCGAGCAACCGGAATGCCCCGAATGCGGTGAAAGGACCAAGGTCTGGACCCGGGTGATGGGATACTTCCGACCGGTGGACAGCTTCAACAAAGGCAAGAGCGGCGAACACCGCGAGCGCCGCCATTTCACCGAGGATGCCGCGATGGTCGGCGACCTCTTTGCATCACCGCACTGA
- a CDS encoding anaerobic ribonucleoside-triphosphate reductase activating protein: protein MESVATLPEGKRHVERRATAPFHGLTPFTMLDFPDRVACIIWVAGCNMRCGYCHNPQIVLGQGSMSEEKIFAFLTRRRRLLDGVVLSGGEATSWRGLFDFAMKVKAMGFALKLDTNGLRPDVVARLLEARLLDRIALDYKAPPSKFQRVTGVKAWSRFSSTLDMLCGQNAVPFEVRTTVHSDLLDEEDVLTIASDLAGRGYRSTYAIQQAVSGEVRSTLGDLPENKLSINQLRMSAESQITLRFR from the coding sequence ATGGAATCGGTTGCAACATTGCCGGAGGGCAAACGGCACGTCGAAAGGCGTGCCACCGCCCCGTTTCACGGGCTGACCCCATTCACGATGCTGGATTTTCCGGACCGGGTCGCCTGTATCATCTGGGTTGCAGGCTGCAACATGCGTTGCGGATACTGCCACAACCCACAGATCGTGCTCGGACAGGGCAGCATGAGCGAGGAAAAGATTTTTGCGTTTCTCACCAGACGTCGGAGGTTGCTCGATGGCGTTGTGCTTTCCGGCGGGGAGGCGACGAGTTGGCGCGGGCTGTTCGATTTCGCGATGAAGGTCAAAGCGATGGGATTTGCCCTCAAGCTCGACACCAACGGCCTGCGTCCCGATGTGGTCGCCCGATTGCTCGAAGCGCGATTGCTCGACCGGATCGCGCTCGATTATAAGGCGCCGCCTTCCAAGTTTCAGCGTGTGACCGGCGTCAAAGCCTGGTCGCGCTTTTCATCGACGTTGGACATGCTGTGCGGCCAGAACGCGGTCCCCTTCGAGGTGCGCACGACCGTACACAGCGACTTGCTTGACGAAGAGGACGTGCTCACCATCGCCAGCGACCTTGCCGGTCGTGGCTATCGCAGTACCTATGCAATTCAGCAAGCGGTCTCCGGCGAAGTTCGGTCAACGCTTGGCGACCTTCCGGAAAACAAGCTCTCGATCAACCAGCTGAGGATGTCGGCGGAAAGCCAGATCACGCTTCGATTTCGTTAG
- a CDS encoding single-stranded DNA-binding protein — MTNIAILTGRIARDPDTRETKGGTNVTGITVVTDRPARDKDGKTYKDENGYTAKESEFHRVTCFNGLAKTVGQYCSKGQLISVQGRIHYTQWEDKDGVTRYGTEILADKVDFLSRGNGSSDDNDNTDAPEID, encoded by the coding sequence ATGACCAATATTGCAATCCTCACTGGCCGCATCGCTCGCGATCCCGACACCCGCGAGACCAAGGGCGGCACCAACGTCACCGGGATCACCGTCGTCACCGATCGCCCCGCACGCGACAAGGACGGCAAGACCTACAAGGACGAGAACGGCTACACCGCCAAGGAAAGTGAGTTCCACCGGGTGACCTGCTTCAACGGCCTCGCCAAGACCGTCGGGCAGTACTGCTCAAAGGGCCAACTGATCAGCGTCCAAGGCCGCATCCACTACACCCAGTGGGAGGACAAGGACGGGGTCACGCGCTACGGTACCGAGATCCTCGCCGACAAGGTCGACTTCCTCTCCCGAGGTAACGGCTCGAGTGACGACAACGACAACACCGACGCTCCCGAGATCGACTGA
- a CDS encoding nucleotidyltransferase, with product MTYQKPILPPSAADALLMDVARRIQLSPTKHDEAEQHYQALCAHVDRPDSPLHGKVIACYPGGSFATGTAIASRVSKDQHDVDVVIELDISPFSEPSGVLATLFVAINGEEGSRYHGRVTLNSRCVTVTYEDGTRVDLMPIARLDQTPLKAGHLFHWRQETAETYHKTVNPWGFADYFNREVAFDPVFATMFDARRQISDGVVAKAETDPLPGRVPLSEKSSRVVALQLLKRNRDVRYRSRDGRKPPSVVLAAMALDSGPAQSGLVDEVVNIASHISGQLQDHVRRFDTLVVRNPSFPEDIFTDRWPREVAAQNVYMRDLDHLQRQLGRLRSDNANLTEMRTILDDLFGETAAGFAVERFLDASRREAERGAMRFGTTGRILTGAPAIIGAATSTAARASTNMGGGCIPD from the coding sequence ATGACGTACCAGAAGCCGATCTTGCCGCCTTCGGCCGCCGATGCTCTCCTGATGGACGTCGCGCGCCGCATCCAGCTCTCGCCCACCAAGCATGACGAAGCCGAACAGCATTATCAGGCGCTCTGCGCCCATGTGGATCGGCCCGACAGCCCGCTCCACGGGAAGGTGATCGCCTGCTATCCGGGCGGTAGTTTCGCGACCGGAACCGCGATCGCATCGCGCGTCTCGAAAGATCAGCACGATGTCGACGTCGTGATCGAACTCGATATTTCGCCGTTCAGTGAGCCGTCGGGCGTGCTGGCGACCCTTTTCGTTGCGATCAACGGTGAGGAAGGCAGCCGTTATCATGGGCGGGTGACCCTCAACAGCCGCTGCGTCACCGTAACCTATGAAGACGGCACACGCGTCGATCTCATGCCGATCGCCCGGCTCGACCAAACGCCCCTGAAGGCTGGCCATCTTTTTCACTGGCGCCAAGAGACCGCCGAAACCTACCACAAGACGGTCAATCCTTGGGGCTTCGCCGATTATTTCAATCGTGAGGTGGCGTTCGATCCGGTTTTCGCGACGATGTTCGACGCCCGTCGCCAGATATCGGATGGCGTGGTCGCGAAGGCCGAAACCGACCCGCTACCCGGTCGCGTTCCGCTCTCGGAAAAATCCTCGCGCGTCGTGGCGCTCCAGTTGCTGAAGCGGAATCGCGATGTCCGCTACCGCTCGCGCGATGGTCGGAAGCCGCCGTCGGTAGTGCTCGCGGCTATGGCTCTGGATAGCGGTCCGGCGCAGTCCGGGCTGGTTGACGAGGTCGTCAATATTGCCTCGCACATCAGTGGCCAGCTTCAGGATCACGTTCGCCGGTTTGACACCTTGGTCGTACGCAACCCCTCCTTCCCGGAGGATATCTTCACAGATCGATGGCCTAGGGAGGTCGCCGCGCAGAACGTTTATATGCGTGATCTCGATCATCTGCAGCGGCAGCTTGGTCGCCTTCGCAGCGACAACGCAAATCTGACCGAAATGCGGACCATCCTCGATGACCTGTTTGGCGAGACGGCGGCGGGCTTCGCGGTCGAACGCTTTCTCGATGCAAGCCGGCGCGAAGCCGAACGCGGCGCGATGCGCTTCGGAACGACCGGACGCATCCTTACCGGCGCGCCCGCCATCATCGGCGCTGCGACCAGCACAGCCGCGCGCGCCAGTACCAACATGGGTGGCGGATGCATCCCGGACTGA
- a CDS encoding DUF2188 domain-containing protein → MSRNQHITPHRRGWAVQPAGGQRASSVHRTQAEAIARGREIARNQESELLIHGRNGRIRARDSHGRDEFPPEG, encoded by the coding sequence ATGAGTCGTAACCAGCATATTACACCCCACCGTCGTGGCTGGGCCGTTCAGCCGGCCGGAGGCCAGCGTGCGTCGTCCGTTCACCGGACACAGGCTGAGGCGATTGCCCGCGGTCGCGAGATCGCCCGCAATCAGGAATCCGAACTTCTCATCCATGGCCGCAACGGCCGAATTCGCGCGCGTGACAGTCATGGCCGCGACGAATTCCCGCCCGAAGGCTGA
- a CDS encoding DUF2493 domain-containing protein: MYDSFIDQLSGLDLSGLSIRPAPFNETDFPCEDAIDQTLGAVWSDLFAMFSDTALEADAEDIAWGVVNLFHRAASRKSAQLDRAGDEIRVLLASADGSEVHSSNLEEQVERAQAAEASMLAFEQMREAAAALYRDETGSSWKPVSGSRASHSRHLTSAVIDARDFLRARAEKRRHALIPEGIPVLFAGGRQSFESAEDAKRYADNIWATLDKVRDAVPDLFLVHGGDGKGADRLAASWAERREVQQLTYSLDRRLGARAGFKRNEQMLALNPRYVVAFPGNGVTERLVIDAKARRITVVDRRGLLGTSPGS; encoded by the coding sequence ATGTACGACAGCTTCATCGACCAGTTGAGCGGCCTCGACCTTTCAGGCCTCAGCATCAGGCCAGCCCCCTTCAACGAGACCGACTTTCCCTGCGAGGATGCGATCGACCAGACGCTTGGTGCCGTATGGTCCGACCTCTTCGCGATGTTTTCCGACACGGCCCTGGAAGCAGATGCCGAGGATATTGCCTGGGGCGTGGTCAATCTCTTTCACCGCGCAGCCAGCCGCAAGTCGGCTCAACTTGACCGGGCCGGCGACGAGATCCGGGTCCTCCTCGCATCAGCCGACGGGTCCGAAGTGCATTCGAGCAATCTTGAAGAGCAGGTTGAGCGTGCGCAGGCTGCCGAAGCCAGCATGCTTGCCTTTGAGCAGATGCGCGAGGCGGCGGCAGCACTTTACCGCGACGAGACCGGTTCCTCGTGGAAGCCCGTTTCCGGCTCGCGTGCGAGCCATTCGCGCCATCTCACGTCGGCTGTTATCGATGCCCGCGATTTCCTCCGCGCACGTGCTGAGAAGCGGCGTCACGCTCTGATTCCGGAAGGAATTCCGGTCCTCTTCGCCGGTGGTCGCCAGAGCTTCGAGAGCGCCGAGGATGCGAAGCGATATGCTGACAATATCTGGGCAACGCTGGACAAGGTTCGCGATGCGGTTCCAGATCTCTTCCTGGTCCATGGCGGCGATGGCAAGGGTGCAGATCGCCTCGCAGCGAGCTGGGCCGAGCGCCGCGAGGTGCAGCAGCTGACCTATTCGCTCGATCGTCGGCTTGGTGCCCGCGCCGGCTTCAAGCGCAACGAGCAAATGCTTGCGCTCAATCCGCGTTACGTCGTCGCCTTTCCGGGAAATGGCGTGACCGAACGGCTCGTCATCGATGCCAAGGCACGCCGGATCACGGTGGTCGATCGCCGCGGCCTCTTGGGCACCTCTCCCGGGTCCTGA
- a CDS encoding tyrosine-type recombinase/integrase, with protein sequence MTAASLKKIVEQALAEVGATVNFKLVPKGRARTTTWLGVEHGFGIRHYPSGRNVYIVQTRMAGRMRTVTIGPASVLTRYQAQMVARRVIAYAQVGRDPATERQRIRSAPSFADFLTEYCERWAPRWKASTLETHTGYRRRYLDDAFTGIYIDELNEGHVTSWFADLNNRTGPGASNRTFEILKHMLNKAEEWGYRLENTNPCRSVRPNRKRQCERFLTNEELARLGTELAKLRSSDDRTKQCAGAAITLLLLTGCRKSEILTLEWTDIKCNRLHLRDSKTGPRTVWLGSAAREVIAALPRFERIPYLFWNYSYRKPLRCVNGFWRRLRDEAGLPGVRIHDLRHTFASHAAMNKETLPMIGRLLGHANVQTTARYAHLDDGHLLEAVQQVGDAIEDRLGHA encoded by the coding sequence ATGACCGCCGCCAGCCTCAAGAAGATCGTCGAGCAAGCGCTTGCCGAAGTCGGTGCCACTGTCAACTTCAAGCTCGTTCCCAAAGGCAGGGCGCGCACTACAACATGGCTCGGAGTCGAGCACGGCTTTGGCATTCGCCACTATCCGAGCGGTCGCAACGTCTACATCGTCCAGACCCGCATGGCAGGCCGTATGCGCACCGTGACAATCGGGCCTGCATCGGTCCTGACTCGCTACCAGGCCCAGATGGTCGCGCGCCGGGTTATTGCCTACGCGCAGGTCGGTCGCGATCCGGCGACTGAGCGCCAGCGCATCCGGTCAGCGCCGAGCTTCGCCGACTTCTTGACCGAGTATTGTGAACGCTGGGCACCACGCTGGAAGGCATCGACCCTGGAAACCCACACCGGCTATCGCCGCCGCTATCTCGATGACGCCTTCACCGGTATCTACATCGACGAGCTGAACGAGGGTCATGTCACAAGCTGGTTTGCGGACCTCAACAATCGGACAGGGCCGGGAGCATCGAACCGGACCTTTGAAATCCTAAAGCACATGCTGAACAAGGCGGAAGAGTGGGGCTACCGGCTCGAAAACACCAATCCGTGCCGTTCCGTGCGGCCCAACCGCAAGCGCCAGTGCGAGCGCTTCCTTACGAACGAAGAACTCGCTCGCTTGGGAACCGAACTGGCGAAGCTTCGATCATCGGACGACCGCACGAAGCAGTGCGCGGGTGCAGCCATCACGCTCCTGTTGCTGACCGGCTGTCGCAAGAGCGAAATCCTCACGCTCGAATGGACCGACATCAAGTGTAACCGCCTGCACTTGCGCGACAGCAAAACCGGACCACGAACGGTTTGGCTCGGCTCGGCAGCCCGTGAAGTGATCGCCGCGCTCCCCCGCTTCGAGAGGATTCCGTACCTGTTTTGGAACTACAGCTACCGCAAGCCGCTTCGCTGCGTGAACGGGTTCTGGCGCCGGCTCAGAGACGAAGCAGGACTACCCGGCGTTCGTATCCACGACCTGCGCCATACCTTTGCCAGCCATGCCGCGATGAACAAGGAAACGCTGCCAATGATCGGGCGTCTGCTTGGCCATGCCAATGTTCAGACCACGGCCCGATATGCCCACCTCGATGACGGTCATTTGTTGGAAGCGGTTCAGCAGGTAGGCGATGCGATCGAAGACAGGCTTGGACACGCCTAG
- a CDS encoding site-specific integrase: MRETLKVLDREGAVECRPVPANDSISKGSGGSLHEGECHMVPKRRRSARRALLDGNFARRKLPLREREYCIWDTELAGFGLRVRPSGNYFWFVRLRHRGKHRRITLGRADELEAGLARAQARRFLAEAALDGLPQRVVVKATPTMTDFVETYWDDLSRVWKPSTTKRNWGAWRLTIKPTFGDMRVADILPPDIHRWRDGCAGESEVKFNRAVPVLSALFKYAEALKMRRPGSNPCRGMPRYKRQSVERYLTPVEYRRIGAALREAEADRPAEVAIARLLLFTGARVGEIKNLRWEWVKPPRLVLPDSKTGPKVIWLNSQAQDVFSGIERRNDSDLVFPNRTGKRPLNFDQWWFVFRRRCALPDVRIHDLRHSFASTAIMGNVPLSTIGKLLGHKLVETTAKYAHLSDDVIGEAAERVSGSLAQAIGLRP; the protein is encoded by the coding sequence GTGCGCGAAACGCTCAAAGTGCTCGACAGAGAGGGCGCTGTTGAATGCCGCCCGGTCCCCGCAAATGACAGTATTTCCAAGGGTTCTGGGGGCAGTTTGCATGAGGGCGAATGCCATATGGTCCCCAAACGTCGAAGGTCTGCGCGCAGAGCGCTTCTCGATGGCAATTTTGCCCGCCGCAAGCTGCCGCTGCGCGAGCGCGAATACTGCATCTGGGACACCGAGCTTGCAGGCTTTGGGCTCCGCGTAAGGCCGAGCGGGAACTACTTCTGGTTCGTTCGCTTGCGCCACCGCGGGAAGCATCGGCGCATCACCCTTGGCCGGGCCGACGAACTTGAGGCGGGGCTGGCGAGGGCGCAGGCTCGCCGCTTCCTTGCCGAAGCCGCGCTCGACGGATTGCCCCAACGCGTAGTGGTCAAAGCCACCCCGACGATGACCGATTTCGTCGAGACATATTGGGACGATCTTTCGCGCGTCTGGAAGCCATCGACTACCAAGCGGAACTGGGGCGCGTGGCGGCTCACCATCAAACCTACGTTTGGCGACATGCGCGTAGCGGACATCCTCCCTCCTGACATCCACCGCTGGCGCGATGGATGCGCGGGAGAGAGCGAGGTGAAGTTCAATCGCGCCGTGCCCGTGTTGTCCGCGCTGTTCAAATATGCCGAGGCGCTCAAGATGCGTCGGCCAGGTTCGAACCCCTGCCGAGGCATGCCGCGCTACAAGCGGCAAAGCGTCGAACGCTATTTGACGCCAGTCGAGTATCGCCGGATCGGGGCGGCATTGCGTGAGGCCGAGGCAGACCGACCAGCAGAGGTCGCAATCGCTCGCTTGCTCTTGTTCACTGGCGCGCGCGTTGGCGAGATCAAGAACCTGCGCTGGGAGTGGGTGAAACCGCCACGGCTCGTGCTGCCAGACAGCAAGACTGGTCCCAAGGTGATCTGGCTTAATTCACAGGCGCAGGACGTTTTTTCGGGAATCGAGAGGCGCAATGACAGCGATCTCGTTTTTCCGAACCGCACTGGAAAACGCCCGCTGAACTTCGATCAGTGGTGGTTCGTCTTCCGGCGTCGTTGCGCATTGCCAGACGTCCGCATCCACGACCTGCGGCACAGCTTCGCTTCGACCGCGATCATGGGCAACGTTCCCCTATCGACCATTGGTAAGCTGCTGGGCCACAAGCTGGTCGAGACGACCGCCAAATATGCCCACCTGTCCGATGACGTGATCGGCGAAGCCGCCGAGCGAGTTTCTGGCTCGCTGGCGCAAGCTATTGGTCTCAGGCCATGA